One Bubalus bubalis isolate 160015118507 breed Murrah chromosome 10, NDDB_SH_1, whole genome shotgun sequence genomic window carries:
- the LOC102403686 gene encoding 40S ribosomal protein S25-like: MPPKDDKKKKDAAKSAKKDKDPVNKSGDKAKKKKWSKGKVRDKLNNLVLFDKATYDKLCKEVPNKLITSAVVSERLKIRGSLARAALQELLSKGLIKLVSKHRAQVIYTRNTKGGDAPAAGKDS, encoded by the coding sequence ATGCCGCCCAAGGAcgacaagaagaagaaagatgcCGCAAAGTCGGCCAAGAAAGACAAAGATCCAGTGAACAAATCTGGGGACAAGGCCAAAAAGAAGAAGTGGTCCAAAGGCAAAGTTCGGGACAAACTCAATAACCTAGTCTTGTTTGACAAGGCAACATATGACAAACTCTGTAAAGAAGTTCCCAATAAGCTTATAACTTCAGCTGTCGTCTCTGAGAGACTGAAGATTCGTGGTTCCCTGGCCAGGGCAGCCCTTCAGGAACTCCTTAGTAAAGGACTTATTAAACTGGTTTCAAAGCACAGAGCTCAAGTGATTTACACCAGAAACACCAAGGGTGGAGATGCTCCAGCTGCTGGTAAAGATTCGTGA